In the Campylobacter sp. RM6914 genome, one interval contains:
- the infB gene encoding translation initiation factor IF-2, with protein sequence MSSVRISEIANELGYPNKEIVEKAQELGLNVKTHSNSVSFEEAEAIYEYVQTGIVPDKFKKKKGESKPKKESKIDVSKDDKPSKKPTQSSKKVETVEVRQPKETKKEDAQTKAQEPKIATKESAQVEVKATESVEAESKKEEQKPKETLADVSQKRRGLVIVKKRKEVESTPLKAQSKAQSAQAEQVNSLKSMFSSSDESLSRKKKKDVKKQPVNSKKDSSERVELLGGSDFGDIVLEDDNVVVLPDFTFKTPTPQPTQKTKQPPVFKNSQNAPSNPFEGGIQRRARKKHKKPEKNQNSDIVTSVNIPKEIRVYEFAEKLNKQPSEIIGKLFMLGMMTTKNDFLDEDAIEILADEFNVEVNIIDDQKEFDYVAAYEEEIKDDENLVLRAPVITIMGHVDHGKTSLLDYIRKSRVASSEAGGITQHVGAYMVNKNGKNITFIDTPGHEAFTAMRQRGAGVTDIVIIVVAADDGVKPQTKEAVAHAKAAGVPIIIAINKMDKEAANPDLVKTGLAELDIMPTEWGGQHEFVPISAKTGMGIDDLLEIVLLQAEILELKANPKANAKATVVESSLQKGRGSVATIIVENGTLRVGDTVVAGVAYGKIRSLLDDQGKTLKEIKPGECGVIVGLSEVAEAGETLIGVKTDKEAREYAQKKAEYLRQKELSKSTKVSLDELSAKIAEGELKTLPVIIKADVQGSLEALKASLEKLANDEVKVNVIHSGVGGITQSDVSLASASANCVILGFNIRPTGEIKEKAKESGVEIKTYNVIYNLIDDVKAILGGLMSPIIREEQLGQAQVRQVINVPKVGTIAGCMVTEGTINRGAKIRLIRDGVVVYEGTVSSLKRFKDDVREVARGYECGVGIEGYNDIRENDYIESFKETQEQATL encoded by the coding sequence ATGAGCAGTGTTAGAATTTCAGAGATAGCAAATGAACTTGGCTATCCAAATAAAGAAATAGTCGAAAAGGCTCAAGAGCTAGGACTTAATGTAAAAACGCACTCAAATTCAGTTAGTTTTGAGGAAGCCGAGGCTATATATGAATACGTTCAAACAGGTATCGTGCCTGATAAATTTAAGAAAAAGAAGGGCGAAAGTAAGCCTAAAAAAGAGTCTAAGATAGATGTAAGCAAAGACGATAAGCCTTCTAAAAAACCAACCCAAAGCTCTAAAAAAGTTGAAACAGTTGAAGTAAGGCAGCCAAAAGAGACAAAAAAAGAAGACGCTCAAACTAAGGCACAAGAGCCAAAAATAGCTACAAAAGAGAGCGCTCAAGTAGAGGTAAAAGCCACTGAGTCGGTAGAAGCTGAGTCTAAAAAAGAGGAACAAAAGCCAAAAGAAACTCTCGCTGATGTTAGTCAAAAGCGTCGCGGACTTGTAATAGTTAAAAAGCGCAAAGAGGTTGAGTCAACTCCTTTAAAAGCGCAAAGCAAAGCTCAAAGCGCACAGGCTGAGCAGGTAAATTCTTTAAAAAGCATGTTTTCAAGTAGTGATGAAAGTTTATCTCGCAAGAAGAAAAAGGATGTTAAAAAACAACCTGTAAATTCAAAAAAAGATAGCAGTGAAAGAGTTGAACTTCTTGGAGGAAGTGACTTTGGTGATATCGTTCTTGAAGATGATAATGTAGTTGTTTTACCTGATTTTACATTTAAAACCCCAACTCCTCAGCCAACACAAAAAACGAAACAGCCACCCGTTTTTAAAAACTCACAAAACGCACCTTCAAATCCTTTTGAGGGCGGCATACAAAGACGCGCTAGGAAAAAACATAAGAAGCCGGAAAAAAATCAAAACAGCGATATTGTAACCTCTGTTAATATCCCAAAAGAGATCCGTGTATATGAATTTGCCGAGAAATTAAACAAACAACCTAGCGAGATAATCGGTAAGCTATTTATGCTTGGCATGATGACTACCAAAAATGACTTTTTGGATGAGGATGCGATTGAAATTTTAGCTGATGAGTTTAATGTTGAGGTTAACATCATCGATGATCAAAAAGAATTTGACTATGTCGCCGCCTATGAAGAAGAGATAAAAGATGATGAGAATTTGGTATTACGTGCCCCTGTTATAACCATTATGGGACACGTTGATCATGGTAAAACTTCACTATTAGACTATATCCGCAAGTCACGTGTTGCTTCAAGTGAAGCAGGGGGTATCACTCAACACGTTGGTGCATATATGGTAAATAAAAATGGCAAAAATATAACATTTATCGACACCCCTGGACACGAGGCGTTCACTGCGATGCGTCAAAGAGGCGCAGGAGTTACCGATATTGTTATTATCGTTGTAGCTGCCGATGATGGCGTAAAGCCTCAAACAAAAGAGGCTGTGGCTCACGCAAAAGCAGCTGGTGTGCCTATAATCATTGCCATAAACAAAATGGATAAAGAAGCGGCAAATCCAGATCTTGTAAAAACAGGACTTGCCGAGCTTGATATAATGCCTACCGAGTGGGGCGGTCAGCACGAATTTGTGCCGATTTCTGCTAAAACCGGTATGGGTATAGATGATTTGCTTGAGATAGTGCTTTTACAAGCTGAAATTTTAGAGTTAAAAGCAAATCCAAAAGCCAATGCAAAGGCTACTGTAGTTGAGAGCTCGTTACAAAAAGGAAGAGGCTCAGTTGCTACTATAATCGTTGAAAACGGCACGCTTCGTGTAGGGGATACCGTTGTTGCGGGTGTGGCATACGGTAAGATAAGAAGCTTGCTTGATGATCAAGGCAAGACCCTAAAAGAGATAAAACCTGGAGAGTGTGGTGTTATCGTAGGTCTTAGCGAGGTAGCTGAAGCGGGCGAGACGCTTATAGGTGTTAAAACAGACAAAGAAGCACGCGAATATGCCCAGAAAAAGGCTGAATACCTACGTCAAAAAGAACTTAGCAAATCAACAAAAGTCAGCCTTGATGAGCTTAGCGCTAAGATCGCCGAGGGTGAACTAAAAACTCTACCTGTTATCATAAAAGCAGACGTTCAAGGCTCGTTAGAGGCACTCAAGGCTAGCTTGGAGAAATTAGCCAACGATGAGGTAAAAGTAAATGTTATACATTCAGGCGTTGGCGGCATAACTCAAAGTGACGTATCTTTAGCAAGCGCAAGCGCAAACTGCGTTATACTCGGTTTTAACATACGTCCGACAGGCGAGATAAAAGAAAAGGCCAAAGAGAGTGGTGTTGAGATAAAAACATACAATGTTATCTATAATCTAATCGATGACGTTAAGGCTATCTTGGGTGGTTTAATGTCTCCGATTATCCGCGAAGAGCAGCTTGGTCAGGCTCAAGTTCGCCAGGTTATAAATGTCCCTAAAGTAGGTACGATAGCAGGTTGTATGGTAACTGAGGGCACTATAAACCGCGGAGCTAAAATTCGTCTTATTAGAGACGGTGTTGTTGTTTATGAAGGCACGGTTAGCTCGCTTAAACGCTTTAAAGATGATGTTAGAGAGGTTGCCAGAGGTTATGAGTGCGGTGTCGGTATAGAGGGCTATAACGACATACGAGAAAATGACTATATCGAAAGCTTTAAAGAGACACAGGAGCAAGCTACTTTATGA
- the rbfA gene encoding 30S ribosome-binding factor RbfA: MNANEIKRLRTESILKELIPEALATLDDEFLKGLCVTDVECKKGRYDAFVYLDKTGFDEREQNYILGHLKRVSKLLQNHCMAAEGWYRAPNFHFKFDDRLEYQNHMDKLFDKISKDLNKDE; this comes from the coding sequence ATGAATGCAAACGAGATAAAGCGCCTACGTACTGAAAGCATACTAAAAGAGCTTATACCAGAAGCTCTTGCTACGCTTGATGATGAATTTTTAAAAGGACTTTGTGTAACGGATGTCGAGTGTAAAAAAGGCAGATACGATGCATTTGTATATCTTGATAAAACGGGTTTTGACGAACGTGAACAAAATTACATCCTAGGACATCTAAAGCGTGTTTCAAAACTCTTGCAAAACCATTGTATGGCGGCTGAGGGTTGGTATAGGGCGCCGAATTTTCATTTTAAATTTGATGACAGGTTAGAGTATCAAAACCACATGGATAAACTTTTTGACAAAATTTCAAAGGATTTAAATAAAGATGAATGA
- the rimP gene encoding ribosome maturation factor RimP, with protein MNELQELVKQCGVELYDTEIANENSKVIYRVYITKEGGVSLDECESVSRLLSPIFDVTPPVSGEYTLEVSSPGLERKLSLPKHFKASIGELVKVQAAELKILGRLVKADEENICIENDEGIFEIKILDIKKAKTYLEW; from the coding sequence ATGAATGAGTTACAAGAGCTTGTTAAGCAGTGCGGTGTCGAGCTTTACGATACCGAAATAGCAAATGAAAACAGCAAGGTTATCTATAGAGTTTATATCACAAAAGAGGGCGGAGTAAGTCTTGATGAGTGCGAGAGTGTGAGCAGGCTGCTTTCCCCGATATTTGACGTTACGCCTCCTGTTTCTGGAGAATATACTCTTGAAGTAAGCAGTCCTGGACTTGAGCGCAAACTAAGCTTACCAAAGCACTTTAAAGCAAGTATCGGCGAGCTTGTAAAAGTCCAAGCTGCTGAGCTAAAAATTTTAGGAAGACTTGTAAAAGCCGATGAAGAAAACATCTGCATTGAAAATGACGAAGGAATTTTTGAGATCAAAATTTTAGATATTAAAAAAGCAAAAACATATTTGGAGTGGTAA